The window TCTCCGTGACGAGGTCGGGGGTCACGGCGCCGGCCGCGAGCAGGCGGGCGATCAGGGCGCTGTGGTCCTCGACGGTGTAGTCGAGGGCGGCGGCCCAGAAGGCGGCCTGGCGGTGGGGGTCGGCACAGTCGATGACGAGCTTCCAGTGCAGAGGCATGTAACCCGTTATATCGGTTACCTGACGTGCGATCAATGACCGACCTGACGGACCTGCCAAAAATGGCACTGTGTAGGGCAGTTGGCGGTGGGCATACTGCCTGGACGGGAGACGGGGAGGGGGCTCTACCGATGGTGCAACAGGATCCGCCCGGGGGAGACGAGGCGAGGCTGCTGCCGGAGCTGTTCCGGACGGCGGACCAGGCCTCGCTGGACGGTCAGCGCGAGACACTGCGCTGGTACCGGGGGCTGATCGGGATGCTCGTGATCGCCGCGGTGGTCGGCTCGCTGCCGGGGCCCGAGCACCGGGGGGACAGCGACATCACGCCGCTCTTCTCGGTGGTGGCGTTCCTGGTGGCCGGCTACTTCTGGTCACGGCTGCGCCGCAGCAACCCGCAGGGGCGGTGGTACGAGGCCCGGGCGGCGGCCGAGTCGGTCAAGACGCTCGCCTGGAAGTACTCGATGCGGGCCCGGCCGTTCGACGGCGAGGCGGAGTCGGCGGAGGTGGACCGCGGCTACCTGCTCCAGATGGAGGACGTGCTGCACGCCTTCGAGGACCCGGAGATCGTGCCGCCGGACACCACCGTGGAGATCACCCCGGAGATGCGCCGGGTGCGCGCCGAGAGCCTGGTCGCGCGGCGGACGTTCTACCTGCGCACCCGGGTCGAGGGGCAGCGCACCTGGTACCGCTCGCGGGCCGAGGCGTGCGAGACGCAGGCGGTCTCCTGGGGGCTGGGGATCGCCGCCCTCATCATCATCGGGGCGGCGGCGGCGATCGCGCAGGCGGTCGGCGCGCTGCCGGTGCACGTCTTCGGGGCCAGCTCGGCAGCGGCCGCCGCGGTGATCGCCTGGACCCAGCTGAAGCAGCTGCGCCCGCTGGCCGCCGCTTACCAGCTGGCCGCGCGCGAGCTGGAGAACGTCGGGAACCAGCTCTCCGACCTCGATCTGAAGGCCCCGGACGCCGAGGCCCGCTGGGCCCGGCTGGCCGCCGAGGCGGAGGACGCCGTCTCGCGCGAGCACACCACCTGGCGGGCCCGGCGCGCCTTCCCCCGGTGAGCGGCCGACCCGGTGTGGAATCGGGAGGTCGTGAGGAGATCGGGCGAAATGTACGGGGTGCTGTCGGCACAGGTGTGCGAGGTGGGTGAGGGTCGGCCGGAGAAGCGCCGTCCGTAATCGTTACGTGTCCATGCCCTGGTTTCATCGCCTCCGCGCACGACGTCAGTCACTGCCCGGAGGCCCCCTTTGCGCGTTCTTCTGATCGCCACCGCGTTCAACAGCCTGACCCAGCGCGTCCACACCGAACTCCGCGAGCGCGGTCACGAGGTGGCCGTACAGCTCGCGCTCGGCGACGAGCCGGTCCGGGCCGCCGTGGCCCGGACCGACCCCGAGCTGATCATCTGCCCGATGCTCACCAAGGCGATCCCGGAGGACGTCTGGTCGACCCGGACCGTCCTGATCGTGCACCCCGGCCCGAAGGGCGACCGGGGTCCCTCCTCGCTCGACTGGGCGATCACCGAAGGCGCCGAACGCTGGGGGGTGACCGTCCTCCAGGCGGTGGAGGAGATGGACGCCGGGGACATCTGGGCG of the Kitasatospora sp. NBC_01246 genome contains:
- a CDS encoding DUF4231 domain-containing protein, giving the protein MVQQDPPGGDEARLLPELFRTADQASLDGQRETLRWYRGLIGMLVIAAVVGSLPGPEHRGDSDITPLFSVVAFLVAGYFWSRLRRSNPQGRWYEARAAAESVKTLAWKYSMRARPFDGEAESAEVDRGYLLQMEDVLHAFEDPEIVPPDTTVEITPEMRRVRAESLVARRTFYLRTRVEGQRTWYRSRAEACETQAVSWGLGIAALIIIGAAAAIAQAVGALPVHVFGASSAAAAAVIAWTQLKQLRPLAAAYQLAARELENVGNQLSDLDLKAPDAEARWARLAAEAEDAVSREHTTWRARRAFPR